One genomic region from Euzebya tangerina encodes:
- a CDS encoding FAD-dependent oxidoreductase: MTDVAVIGGGIIGLATARALCLRGARVTVLERGMVASGTSSRGEGNMLVSDKELGPEAALALRSLELWRRFAGTSSVPFEYEEKGGLVAARTERQLSLLAEQSRRQQQLGIASTVLGQPDLRDVEPSLSGEVLGAVRYPQDAQVMPIHAAMALAVAARELGATIRTGVTVRGLDQRGERLVLRTSTGAVETDRVVNAAGPWAGDVAASLGGRVEVFPRRGLLLVTERVPAGTVRHKVYDGRYIEAVGSDEAAAQVAPVIESTQSGTILIGSTREAVGWDRQVPWDLAGALAREAMSLVPVLANRLVIRVYQGFRPATPDHLPLIGPDRAVDGLFHHTGHEGAGIGLALGSAEVLADAVMDGRVDPAFDPGRLGARSSAEGPEAIASHPAVSDGHAVSDRPAAMAGRTGAPVYRLRGEGRGRDGEGRSPGGEGRSPGGEGRSPGAEGRSPRDEGQGLGAEGSGSPPAGQLFCAIGHCFSCVAERRGTTVRTCLGTDPTAKPESAVGGHVGGLPAAERGEVHPPDRHPPIAEPTRIRGCLVIGAGPGGVTAATWAARSGVDVVLIDRYPRPGGQIARQPNTPGPAVGPYARMLEGLPGEVERWYSAEVTILRRDGGAWQAMILREGHLTELRAHSIVLATGAREVVTPFPGWTLPGVMTVGGVQAQLKRTGSAPARRIGLAGSGPLLLAVAAALTDAGTAPLAVAEQQPLTGLAVRGATTGAAFPSKVAAFGRLALGGVTSGARPPRFGWRVAEAVGGSRLRAVVLEKTDGSGKRTSLALDVLGISHALIPDVALAIAVGCDTRPSNGGPAIRVDSNQETSTAGVFAIGEVTGVGGADKAVAEGYVAGMVIGMRVGDGAGLPDQGEAGLFAVEASVRDQAIAEAVRWRSFADRLGRLYPVDHSWVDRASDDTVVCRCEEVPLGAVRDARERGATTPRAIKGLTRCGMGYCQGAVCGPVLGSLAGHATAASGPARPEQVSGPTGLEAKPLAVPVPLEQLARLEAAGTGQHAGDA; the protein is encoded by the coding sequence GTGACCGATGTCGCCGTGATCGGTGGCGGGATCATCGGTCTGGCCACCGCACGGGCGCTGTGCCTGCGCGGTGCTCGGGTCACGGTCCTCGAGCGAGGGATGGTTGCGTCCGGGACCAGCAGCCGGGGCGAGGGCAACATGCTGGTCAGCGACAAGGAACTGGGGCCGGAGGCGGCGCTGGCGCTGCGCTCGCTGGAGCTGTGGCGACGGTTTGCCGGGACGTCCTCGGTGCCCTTCGAGTACGAGGAGAAGGGTGGCCTGGTTGCTGCCCGGACCGAGCGGCAGTTGAGCCTGCTGGCCGAGCAATCACGGCGTCAGCAGCAGCTGGGGATCGCCTCGACCGTCCTGGGGCAGCCGGACCTGCGGGACGTCGAGCCGTCTCTGAGCGGTGAGGTGCTGGGTGCCGTCCGCTATCCCCAGGACGCCCAGGTCATGCCCATCCACGCCGCCATGGCGCTGGCGGTGGCTGCCCGCGAACTGGGCGCGACGATCCGCACGGGTGTCACGGTCCGCGGCCTGGACCAGCGGGGCGAGCGCCTGGTGCTGCGGACCTCAACCGGGGCGGTGGAGACCGACCGCGTCGTGAACGCGGCCGGCCCATGGGCCGGTGATGTGGCCGCGTCGCTGGGGGGTCGGGTGGAGGTCTTCCCCCGACGGGGCTTGCTCCTGGTCACCGAACGGGTGCCCGCCGGGACCGTGCGGCACAAGGTGTACGACGGGCGATACATCGAGGCGGTCGGGAGCGACGAGGCTGCCGCCCAGGTCGCCCCGGTGATCGAGTCGACGCAGTCCGGGACGATCCTGATCGGCTCGACGCGGGAGGCGGTCGGCTGGGACCGGCAGGTTCCCTGGGACCTGGCTGGAGCGCTGGCTCGCGAGGCGATGTCGCTGGTTCCCGTGCTGGCCAACCGCTTGGTCATCCGGGTCTACCAGGGCTTTCGGCCGGCCACGCCGGACCACCTCCCGCTCATCGGCCCGGACCGTGCTGTCGACGGTCTGTTCCATCACACCGGCCACGAGGGAGCGGGGATCGGCCTGGCCTTGGGCTCCGCGGAGGTGCTTGCCGACGCCGTGATGGACGGGCGGGTCGATCCGGCCTTCGACCCGGGCCGACTCGGTGCCAGGTCGTCGGCCGAAGGACCGGAGGCGATCGCCTCGCACCCAGCCGTCTCGGACGGGCACGCTGTCTCGGACCGGCCAGCAGCGATGGCCGGCCGGACGGGCGCGCCGGTGTACCGCCTGCGCGGGGAGGGTCGGGGCCGTGATGGGGAGGGTCGAAGCCCTGGTGGGGAGGGTCGAAGCCCTGGTGGGGAGGGTCGGAGCCCTGGTGCGGAGGGTCGGAGCCCTCGTGACGAGGGTCAGGGCCTTGGCGCGGAGGGTTCGGGCTCACCGCCGGCGGGACAGCTCTTCTGTGCCATCGGCCACTGCTTCTCCTGTGTCGCCGAGCGGAGGGGGACCACCGTCCGCACCTGCTTGGGGACGGATCCAACGGCCAAGCCCGAGTCGGCGGTCGGAGGCCATGTGGGTGGACTTCCCGCCGCGGAGCGCGGTGAAGTCCACCCACCAGATCGGCACCCGCCCATCGCCGAGCCAACGCGGATACGTGGATGCCTGGTGATCGGGGCTGGACCCGGTGGGGTGACCGCCGCGACCTGGGCTGCACGGAGCGGCGTCGATGTCGTCCTCATCGACCGCTACCCCCGTCCCGGGGGTCAGATCGCCCGCCAACCGAACACCCCCGGTCCAGCAGTCGGCCCCTACGCGAGGATGCTCGAGGGGTTGCCCGGCGAGGTCGAGCGGTGGTACTCGGCCGAGGTGACCATCCTCCGCAGGGACGGCGGCGCCTGGCAGGCCATGATCCTCCGCGAGGGCCACCTGACCGAACTTCGCGCTCACTCGATCGTGCTCGCGACCGGCGCCCGTGAGGTCGTCACGCCCTTCCCCGGCTGGACCTTGCCGGGAGTCATGACGGTGGGTGGCGTCCAGGCCCAGCTCAAGCGCACGGGATCTGCCCCCGCCCGCAGGATCGGCCTCGCCGGCTCGGGTCCGCTCCTCCTGGCCGTCGCGGCCGCACTCACCGACGCCGGGACCGCCCCGCTGGCCGTCGCCGAACAGCAACCGCTCACGGGGCTGGCCGTTCGTGGCGCCACGACCGGTGCGGCCTTCCCCAGCAAGGTGGCCGCCTTTGGCCGGCTCGCGCTGGGTGGCGTGACCAGCGGCGCGAGACCGCCGCGCTTCGGCTGGCGGGTCGCCGAGGCCGTCGGCGGGTCCCGGCTGCGCGCCGTCGTGCTCGAGAAGACCGACGGGTCCGGCAAGCGCACGAGTCTCGCCCTGGACGTCCTCGGGATCAGCCACGCCCTGATCCCCGACGTCGCGCTGGCCATCGCCGTCGGCTGCGACACCCGTCCCAGCAACGGCGGCCCGGCCATCAGGGTCGACTCGAACCAGGAGACGTCGACTGCCGGTGTCTTCGCCATCGGCGAGGTCACGGGGGTCGGCGGCGCCGACAAGGCCGTGGCGGAGGGATACGTCGCCGGGATGGTCATCGGCATGCGGGTGGGGGATGGCGCGGGCTTGCCGGACCAGGGTGAGGCCGGGCTGTTCGCCGTCGAGGCGTCCGTCAGGGATCAGGCCATCGCCGAAGCCGTCCGCTGGCGGTCCTTCGCCGACCGCCTGGGTCGGCTGTACCCGGTCGACCACAGCTGGGTCGATCGGGCGTCTGACGACACGGTCGTCTGTCGCTGCGAGGAGGTCCCGCTCGGCGCCGTCCGCGATGCCCGCGAGCGGGGTGCGACGACCCCTCGTGCGATCAAGGGGCTGACACGCTGCGGCATGGGCTACTGCCAGGGGGCGGTCTGCGGTCCGGT
- a CDS encoding aldehyde dehydrogenase family protein yields MTDLSTDTAPTGCSIIAGAEVRGPGAAFQARVPGSGEPTGPTFGTVSSDQLDEAVRAAREAAADVIDPLAVSTLLGAIADRLEQAGEQILPLADAETALGTTRLTGELARTVGQFRMMARAAGEATRRDHVIDPEGDALTEPALLRTTVPLGVVAVFAASNFPLAFGVAGTDTSAALAGGCPVVAKAHPAQPGTAEMVGRIMTSAVADVGLHPGWISIVHEQGHELGAALVQHQGVDAVAFTGSLRGGRALFDLAAQRPRPIPVYAEMGSLNPVVISPGAAAARGQALADGIAGSFLLGEGQFCTKPGLILLPADDAGAAIRRSLIGKVTERSPAHPLLYDGITRGFGAGLDAVSDVPGVAVHRSPAGDGSRAAVVVAPVDTLLEHRALREEVFGPVTVLVDVDQAQLPAVLDALDPSLTGTLHFEPDEATWATGLADRLARKVGRVIAGGFPTGVRVSPAQHHGGPYPATTAPLHTSVGLAAIDRFRRPVAFQSFDDAALPNWVPRG; encoded by the coding sequence ATGACGGATCTGTCGACCGACACGGCACCAACAGGGTGCAGCATCATCGCTGGGGCGGAGGTTCGCGGTCCCGGCGCTGCCTTCCAGGCGCGAGTGCCTGGATCGGGGGAGCCAACTGGCCCGACCTTCGGGACCGTGTCCTCCGACCAGCTCGACGAGGCCGTTCGGGCGGCTCGCGAGGCTGCGGCCGACGTGATCGATCCGCTGGCGGTTTCGACGTTGCTGGGTGCGATCGCGGATCGGCTGGAGCAGGCGGGCGAGCAGATCCTCCCGCTCGCTGATGCCGAGACCGCCTTGGGGACGACCCGGCTGACCGGGGAGTTGGCACGGACGGTTGGGCAGTTCCGGATGATGGCCCGGGCGGCGGGTGAGGCGACGCGCCGCGACCACGTCATCGATCCCGAGGGTGATGCGTTGACGGAGCCCGCTCTCTTGCGGACGACCGTTCCCCTGGGCGTCGTGGCCGTGTTCGCGGCCTCCAACTTCCCGCTGGCCTTCGGCGTCGCCGGGACCGACACCTCCGCCGCACTGGCCGGCGGCTGCCCGGTGGTCGCCAAGGCGCACCCGGCACAGCCCGGCACGGCCGAGATGGTGGGCCGGATCATGACGTCCGCGGTTGCGGACGTGGGCCTGCACCCGGGCTGGATCTCCATCGTCCACGAGCAGGGGCACGAGCTCGGCGCCGCCCTCGTGCAGCACCAGGGCGTGGACGCGGTCGCCTTCACGGGGAGCCTGCGCGGTGGACGGGCGCTGTTCGATCTGGCTGCCCAGCGGCCGCGCCCCATCCCGGTGTACGCCGAGATGGGGTCACTGAACCCGGTCGTGATCTCCCCGGGGGCCGCCGCGGCACGTGGGCAGGCACTTGCAGACGGCATCGCCGGCTCCTTCCTGCTCGGCGAGGGCCAGTTCTGCACCAAACCGGGGCTGATCCTGTTGCCGGCCGACGATGCTGGTGCGGCAATCCGCAGGTCCCTGATCGGGAAGGTCACAGAGCGCTCACCAGCCCATCCACTCCTCTACGACGGCATCACCCGGGGGTTCGGAGCCGGCCTCGACGCCGTCAGCGACGTGCCGGGCGTCGCCGTGCACCGCTCCCCTGCCGGGGATGGATCGCGGGCCGCGGTGGTGGTGGCCCCCGTGGACACGCTGCTGGAGCACCGGGCGCTGCGGGAGGAGGTCTTCGGACCCGTGACGGTCCTCGTGGACGTCGACCAGGCGCAACTCCCGGCCGTGCTCGACGCGCTGGACCCGTCGTTGACGGGGACGCTCCACTTCGAGCCGGATGAGGCGACGTGGGCGACTGGCCTGGCGGACCGGCTGGCTCGCAAGGTCGGTCGGGTCATCGCTGGCGGCTTCCCCACGGGTGTGCGGGTCAGCCCCGCTCAGCACCACGGTGGTCCCTACCCGGCGACCACGGCGCCGCTGCACACCTCCGTCGGTCTGGCAGCGATCGACCGCTTCCGCCGGCCCGTCGCCTTCCAGTCCTTCGACGATGCGGCCCTGCCGAACTGGGTGCCACGCGGGTGA
- a CDS encoding dihydrodipicolinate synthase family protein: protein MTNDVLEGVWPAVTLPFSDTLALDEARLAEHCAWVVESGCEGVVVNGSLGEYEALTDGERAAVVETAVAEIGADRVIPGVAGKSAAEARRWTDHAADLGVPAVMCLPPTSHAPTGAEVIAHYTTVAEVGLPIIAYNNPWSTRIDLTPDILASVASDVKLVVGVKEFSQDVRRVMHILDLMPEFQVICGCDDVLVESVMMGARGWIAGFANAFPEQSVALYDRSSAGDIEGARALYAEMLPILRWDADPRFVQAIKLGQELAGRYGGPTRLPRLPLDDEDVTQIRYDTERALSAGLGPADS from the coding sequence ATGACCAACGACGTACTCGAGGGTGTGTGGCCAGCGGTCACGCTGCCGTTCTCCGACACGCTCGCACTGGATGAGGCCCGGCTGGCCGAGCACTGCGCCTGGGTCGTGGAGTCGGGCTGTGAGGGGGTGGTCGTCAACGGCTCGTTGGGTGAGTACGAAGCACTGACCGACGGCGAGCGTGCAGCTGTCGTCGAGACCGCGGTGGCGGAAATCGGGGCGGACCGGGTCATCCCCGGCGTGGCCGGCAAGTCGGCGGCTGAGGCACGGCGGTGGACCGACCACGCAGCGGACCTCGGGGTGCCGGCGGTGATGTGCCTACCGCCCACCTCTCACGCACCGACCGGTGCCGAGGTCATCGCCCACTACACCACGGTCGCCGAGGTGGGCCTGCCGATCATCGCCTACAACAACCCCTGGTCGACCCGCATCGACCTCACGCCGGACATCCTGGCGAGCGTCGCCTCGGACGTCAAGCTCGTGGTCGGGGTGAAGGAGTTCAGCCAGGACGTCCGGCGGGTGATGCACATCCTCGACCTGATGCCGGAGTTCCAGGTGATCTGCGGCTGTGACGATGTGCTGGTCGAGAGCGTCATGATGGGCGCTCGCGGCTGGATCGCAGGATTCGCCAACGCCTTCCCCGAGCAGTCCGTGGCGCTCTACGACCGCTCCTCGGCCGGGGACATCGAGGGTGCCCGAGCGCTCTACGCCGAGATGTTGCCGATCCTGCGGTGGGACGCCGACCCGCGGTTCGTGCAAGCCATCAAGCTGGGGCAGGAGTTGGCGGGACGGTACGGCGGCCCCACCAGACTCCCGCGTCTGCCGCTGGACGACGAGGATGTCACCCAGATCCGCTATGACACCGAGCGTGCGCTGTCGGCCGGGCTGGGCCCCGCGGACTCGTGA
- a CDS encoding proline racemase family protein, translating into MRARKLFTAVDTHTEGMPTRVVTAGFPPLPGRTMLERSHHVATTLDGWRRLLMYEPRGHQAMSGAILTPPIRDDADLGVVYIEVTGCLPMCGHGTIGAVTAAIETGLVDVAEPTTTVRLDTPAGLVVATATVEAGQCRSVTLTNVPAFLAIQDAVLQVSGWGAGGPTQVTVDVAFGGNFYVICPADALGLSIDPGDASSLIAGGRAVMAAANEQLSIVHPAEPAISGTHHVLFTADPTTGAEGLEAAGTVVIDPGYLDRSPCGTGTSARMAQMHARGALGLDQPLVHTSIINSGFTGRLVGETTVGGTAAVIPTITGRAWITALNQLVLDPTDPYPEGFLIA; encoded by the coding sequence GTGAGGGCACGCAAGCTCTTCACCGCCGTCGACACCCACACGGAGGGCATGCCGACCCGCGTGGTGACAGCGGGCTTCCCGCCGCTGCCCGGCCGGACGATGCTGGAACGCAGCCACCACGTCGCCACGACGCTGGACGGATGGCGGCGCCTGCTGATGTACGAGCCGCGGGGCCACCAGGCGATGTCCGGTGCGATCCTGACGCCACCCATCCGTGATGATGCGGACCTCGGCGTGGTCTACATCGAGGTGACCGGCTGCCTGCCGATGTGTGGTCACGGCACGATCGGTGCCGTGACCGCTGCGATCGAGACCGGCCTGGTCGATGTGGCCGAGCCGACGACCACGGTGCGCCTCGACACCCCGGCGGGCCTGGTGGTGGCGACGGCGACGGTGGAGGCGGGGCAGTGCCGGTCCGTCACGCTGACCAACGTGCCCGCGTTCCTGGCGATCCAGGACGCGGTGCTGCAGGTGAGTGGCTGGGGCGCCGGCGGACCGACGCAGGTGACGGTGGACGTGGCCTTCGGCGGCAACTTCTACGTCATCTGTCCGGCGGACGCCCTCGGGCTGTCCATCGACCCGGGGGACGCCTCGTCGCTCATCGCCGGCGGCCGGGCCGTGATGGCCGCCGCCAACGAGCAGCTGTCCATCGTGCACCCGGCGGAGCCTGCCATCAGCGGCACCCATCACGTGCTGTTCACCGCCGACCCCACGACGGGTGCGGAGGGGTTGGAAGCGGCCGGCACCGTGGTGATCGACCCGGGCTACCTGGACCGCTCACCGTGTGGGACCGGCACGTCCGCGCGGATGGCGCAGATGCACGCACGAGGAGCGCTCGGGCTCGACCAGCCGCTGGTCCACACCTCCATCATCAACTCGGGATTCACCGGTCGTCTGGTGGGGGAGACCACCGTCGGCGGCACGGCGGCTGTCATCCCGACCATCACCGGACGAGCCTGGATCACGGCGCTCAACCAGCTGGTGCTGGATCCAACCGACCCATATCCCGAAGGGTTCCTGATCGCATGA
- a CDS encoding PucR family transcriptional regulator → MTARATLQSLVNGLADRLGSPVILEDAEQQLVAYSPHYGVVDDMRQQTILRQTTAQPTSGKVIDAPDLSTKSGPFVVPADPRHDRSPRLGIPIRYLDSVLGYAWVLLRDEDVEPETISLAANVAEEISFTMLADSRTRVRESDTVLAAVSPDQNTRFHGLIDIESRPEFDVPRVFAVAVCSGPDWEASDTRGSFWTAAWGPAPQYQLRGSSATEGVVILSLREPERAGLDALMRRAFIHVTQQRPDPRLAIGVGGVVEVPADIHESHRQAQLAAKAALGGPELGPIARWDQLGVYRFLTQLPRDTLRSAVDPRLVRVAQQEPVLLETLECYLDHTGAITKVADELHIHRTTLYYRLSRLRELGIEPNSGADRLAIGSGLAALRLLGEIS, encoded by the coding sequence ATGACCGCGCGAGCCACCCTCCAGTCCCTCGTGAATGGCTTGGCCGACCGACTCGGTTCGCCGGTGATTCTCGAGGATGCAGAGCAACAGCTGGTTGCCTACAGCCCCCACTACGGCGTGGTCGACGACATGCGCCAGCAGACCATCCTGCGCCAGACGACCGCGCAACCGACCTCCGGCAAGGTCATCGACGCCCCGGATCTGTCGACCAAGTCTGGTCCGTTCGTGGTCCCCGCAGACCCGCGGCACGATCGCAGTCCCCGCCTCGGCATCCCCATCCGGTACCTCGACTCCGTGCTCGGGTATGCCTGGGTGCTCCTCCGCGACGAGGACGTGGAGCCGGAGACCATCTCGCTGGCGGCCAACGTTGCTGAAGAGATCTCCTTCACCATGTTGGCTGACAGCCGCACCAGGGTCCGGGAGAGCGACACCGTCCTCGCGGCCGTCTCACCGGATCAGAACACCCGCTTCCACGGCCTGATCGACATCGAGTCACGCCCCGAGTTCGACGTGCCGCGGGTCTTCGCGGTTGCGGTGTGCAGCGGGCCCGACTGGGAGGCCTCCGACACTCGGGGCAGCTTCTGGACCGCAGCCTGGGGTCCGGCACCGCAGTACCAACTTCGGGGCAGCTCAGCCACCGAGGGCGTGGTGATCCTGTCCCTGCGGGAGCCTGAACGTGCGGGCTTGGACGCACTCATGCGCCGCGCGTTCATCCACGTCACCCAACAGCGCCCGGATCCTCGCCTCGCGATCGGTGTCGGAGGGGTGGTCGAGGTCCCCGCAGACATCCACGAGTCCCACCGGCAGGCGCAGCTCGCGGCCAAGGCGGCGTTGGGCGGCCCGGAGTTGGGTCCTATCGCACGATGGGACCAGTTGGGGGTCTATCGCTTCCTCACCCAACTCCCGCGTGACACGCTGCGCTCGGCGGTGGATCCCCGGTTGGTGCGCGTGGCCCAGCAGGAACCGGTCCTGCTGGAGACGCTCGAGTGCTACCTGGACCACACCGGTGCGATCACCAAGGTCGCGGACGAGTTGCACATCCATCGGACGACCCTGTACTACCGCCTCTCCCGACTCAGGGAGTTGGGGATCGAACCCAACAGCGGAGCCGACCGACTTGCGATCGGGTCCGGACTCGCCGCACTGCGGCTGCTCGGCGAGATCTCCTGA